The Deltaproteobacteria bacterium genome includes the window TACCCGGAAAGGAGTTGACCACCGGCATGAGCGACGGGATGAGTTCCGCGGCCTGTTGCTCCTTGTCCGAGATGATTCCCATGAGCATGATGGACTCGGCCCCGACGTAAAAGGTCTGCCGAATTCCCGGGGGGACATCCTTGTCCCGCTCCTCTCCCCTCTCGACCATTAAAGGACCCAGCCTTTCGTGGAGGCCGAGGCCCACGGCCTCCCGCTCCTCGTAGGACAGACCGGGTGGAGGGATGAAGATGCACAAAAGCAGGTTCCGGTTGCCCTGGGGCAGGTATTCCATCTTGGGCATCATGGCCACGGCCAGGGCCACGGCCGCCCCGGTCAGCCCGACGATGGTCACGAACCGGGCGAAAACATTCCCCGTGCCCAGCCTGACCAGCGTCATGATCCCCTCGGCGATCCAACCCCCGAAAACGGCCGACACCCCATTGGATTGTTCTTTCTTCCTCCTGGACAGGGAAAAGAACATGTTGGCCAACATAGGGATGACCAGGACCGAGACCAGCATGCTGAGCGTGATGGCGCAGGTCACGGCCAGGGCGATGTCCTTGAACAGCTGGCCGGCCTCCTCCTGAATGAAGACCACCGGCAGGAACACGGCCACCGTGGTCAGGGACGAGGCCAGAACCGCCCCCCAGACCTCGCGAACTCCGTCATAGGCCGCGTCGAAAGGTCTTTTACCCATGCCTCGATGGCGGTCGATATTCTCCAGAACCACGATGGCGCTGTCCACGAGCATGCCCACGGCAAAGGCGATGCCTGCCAGGCTGATAACGTTCAGGTTTCGGCCCAGGATGTCCATGAACATGAAGGTGCCGATGATGCTGATGGGAATGGACAGGGTGACGATGATGGTCGAGGACAGTGAACGCAGAAAGATGAACAGAACCAGAACGGCCAGTATACCTCCGATGAGGATGTTGTTCTTAACCAGGTCAATGGCCCCCTGGATATAGGGTCTCTGGTCGTAGACCCAGTTGAGATGGAGGCCTCGGGGCTCCAGCATATTTTCGTTCAAGTCAAGGACCACCTGCTCCACGGCCCTGGTCAGGTCGAGGACGTTCACCCCTGGCTCCGGCTTGACCCCAACCACAATGCCCGGCTCACCCCGCTCAAGCATGGCGTCCCGTTTCTTCTCGAAGCCGAATCCGACCGTGGCAAGATCCCTGACCCTGACCAGGCGGTCTCCATGGGCCCGAACGACACGACTCTCGATGTCCTGAGGGGACACGAACTCCCCCACGGTCCTGATCCGGTAGTTTCTGCGTCCGATGTCCAGATCGCCCGAGGACATGGACACGTTGTCGGCGTCTAACGCCGCAAGAAGCTCGGCCAGGGTCACGCCGTGGGCGGCCATGCGGCTGGCGTCGACCACGACCTGCATCTCCTGTTCGGTCCCGCCGTACACGAAGAGATCGGAGATCCCATCGACACGTTCCAAAAATTGACGGACATCGTTCTCGAAAAAGGTCCGATATTCCTCAATGGGCCGCGGATTGTCGGGGAGAGTCTGGAGGAACATCCAGACGATGGGCTCGGTGGCCGCACCCGAGGCTGAGATGACCGGCTTGTCCACCCGGTCCGGATACTTCTGGACTTCGTCCAGCTTGTTGGAAACCCGTAAAAGCGCCGAGTTGAGATCCGTCCCGACCTTGAACCGCAGGGTGATCTGGCCCATGGCGTTGCCTGCGGTGCTCTCCATCTCCACCAGGCCAGGCAGGCCCTTGAGGACCTTTTCCTGTTCCTCGATGATCTCCCTCTCCACCTCGTACGGGGTGGCCCCCCTCCACGTGGTGGTCACGGTGATGCTCGGCTCGGTCACGTCCGGGCTCAGCTGATAGGGCATGTTCCACAGGCCGATGAGGCCGAAGAGCACCACCAGGATGACACCGACAATAGTGGTCACCGGCTTGGTGATCGAAAAACGGATGATGTCCACGAATCCCCTCTTGGGCCCTACTGTCCCGTATCAATTACGGCCAGGGGCTGGCCCGGCTGCAGACGTTCGTTGCCTTTGACCACCACCCGGTCCCCATCCTGAAGGCCCTCGGATTCAATGCCGACCCGGTTTCCGGCGTAAACCAGCGGCCTCACCGGCACCATTCGGGCCGCGCCGTCTTGCACGGCCACCACCATCGGACCCATACCCTTGTCCACCAGGGCGTCCCTCAAAACGATCATGGCCCGTACAGCCTCGCCTACTGGCAGGGTGACCATGGCCTCGGTTCCGGCCGCCAGCCCTTGGTCGCTGCTCAGGCGGACCCGTACAGGAACGGTTCTGGAATTCTTGTCGGCCAGGGGAATGGCGGCTCGAATCACGCCCTTCATTGGTCGGCCGTTGACCGTCACCTCAACCTCGGCCCCGTTCGCGACATGTTCCAAAAACTGCTGGGGCAGAGGGATTTCGCCCTCCACGTTTCGGTCATCGGCCACCCTGGCCACCAGCCCTCCGACGGCTAGCCATTCTCCGACCTCGGCTCCCTTTTCGATGACCACCCCGTCGAAATCGGCCCTGACGGTTTTCTTGTCCCGCTCCAATAGCCTGGCCTCCAGATCGGCCCGCCGCAGCG containing:
- a CDS encoding efflux RND transporter periplasmic adaptor subunit, coding for MRRADLEARLLERDKKTVRADFDGVVIEKGAEVGEWLAVGGLVARVADDRNVEGEIPLPQQFLEHVANGAEVEVTVNGRPMKGVIRAAIPLADKNSRTVPVRVRLSSDQGLAAGTEAMVTLPVGEAVRAMIVLRDALVDKGMGPMVVAVQDGAARMVPVRPLVYAGNRVGIESEGLQDGDRVVVKGNERLQPGQPLAVIDTGQ
- a CDS encoding efflux RND transporter permease subunit; its protein translation is MDIIRFSITKPVTTIVGVILVVLFGLIGLWNMPYQLSPDVTEPSITVTTTWRGATPYEVEREIIEEQEKVLKGLPGLVEMESTAGNAMGQITLRFKVGTDLNSALLRVSNKLDEVQKYPDRVDKPVISASGAATEPIVWMFLQTLPDNPRPIEEYRTFFENDVRQFLERVDGISDLFVYGGTEQEMQVVVDASRMAAHGVTLAELLAALDADNVSMSSGDLDIGRRNYRIRTVGEFVSPQDIESRVVRAHGDRLVRVRDLATVGFGFEKKRDAMLERGEPGIVVGVKPEPGVNVLDLTRAVEQVVLDLNENMLEPRGLHLNWVYDQRPYIQGAIDLVKNNILIGGILAVLVLFIFLRSLSSTIIVTLSIPISIIGTFMFMDILGRNLNVISLAGIAFAVGMLVDSAIVVLENIDRHRGMGKRPFDAAYDGVREVWGAVLASSLTTVAVFLPVVFIQEEAGQLFKDIALAVTCAITLSMLVSVLVIPMLANMFFSLSRRKKEQSNGVSAVFGGWIAEGIMTLVRLGTGNVFARFVTIVGLTGAAVALAVAMMPKMEYLPQGNRNLLLCIFIPPPGLSYEEREAVGLGLHERLGPLMVERGEERDKDVPPGIRQTFYVGAESIMLMGIISDKEQQAAELIPSLMPVVNSFPGIFGVTVQAGIFQNELGAGRNIDVDVSGKDLSGLVRTAGFMYGAIMQAIPGAQVRPIPSLEIAYPEVRFLPREQRLKASGMTVTDLGTALDILLDGRKAGEFKQEGEKKIDLIVKGGDEDISSPEALAGALVVTPQGRVVPVSSLAEMERTSGLTEIRHLERMRTITLQVTPPEAVPIQSGMEMIQAQVVDQARQAGLLRGMQVRMSGAADKLVQTWDVLKWNLILAVVITYLLMSALFGNFLYPLVIMFTVPLAAVGGLMGLRLVNLFIAPQPLDLLTMLGFIILI